TCATCGAAGGTGTACATCTCCTTGCTGACGACGTCAGTGGACTCCCCCACGCCACGGACGTAGAGCGCGGTGTCCTCAAAGACGGGCAACTCAAGGTAGCCGTAGCCCGCGCGTGTGGCCGGCCCCGCGAGAGCGTCACGCACGGCAAGAAACGCGGATGACTCCGGTGGCATGTACTCAGCGACGCCTTTCGGCGATTGGAATCGAGTGGCCACCGGCTACAGCCCCCGCTGGTTCGCGGGCAAGTCAACGATTGGTGCGCCGACATCGGCGAGTTGGACCAGGAACGGATTGGTCGCGCGTTCCCGCTCGATGGTGGTGGTCCCGCCGTGGCCGGGAAGCACGGCAGTGGAATCGTCGAGTGGCAGAACCACTCGTGCCAGTGAGTCCATCATCTGCGCGGAGTCTCCCCCGGGCAGGTCGGTGCGGCCGATGGATCCGGCGAACAGCAGGTCGCCGCTGAACATGATCGGGGGGTAGTCGTCGCCGGCCGGTGCCAGGAACGACACTGACCCAGGGGTGTGGCCGGGCGCATGGTCCACCCGCAAGGTCACCCCAGCCAATTCGATCAGTTCCTGATCGGCGAGTTCGCGGACGTCGTCCGGCTCGCTGAACTGCATGCGACCACCGGTCATCTCAGCGAAGGCTGCGGCGGTTTCACCGGAGATCCCAGCCAGTGGGTTGCTGAGCAGTTCGCGGTCGCCGGGGTGGATGAATGCCGGGA
This sequence is a window from Candidatus Nanopelagicales bacterium. Protein-coding genes within it:
- a CDS encoding MBL fold metallo-hydrolase — protein: MFIVGFPAGPWATNCYVVAAGPGQECIVIDPGKDAAPGVDDLVAEHKLKPVAVVLTHGHIDHMWSVFPVCEARDIPAFIHPGDRELLSNPLAGISGETAAAFAEMTGGRMQFSEPDDVRELADQELIELAGVTLRVDHAPGHTPGSVSFLAPAGDDYPPIMFSGDLLFAGSIGRTDLPGGDSAQMMDSLARVVLPLDDSTAVLPGHGGTTTIERERATNPFLVQLADVGAPIVDLPANQRGL